The following coding sequences lie in one Populus nigra chromosome 15, ddPopNigr1.1, whole genome shotgun sequence genomic window:
- the LOC133674324 gene encoding uncharacterized protein LOC133674324 — protein MSSSLCSQGVVLATAMAVSGTVIVLAFRLQKSHLPSGQFPGDRHQIPQSSQQALRSCISSEGKKKKGKKKRVHFAEDVVDPRGDGEEFRRQHEAVFLSQNSCSSSSSSTSTEFKKNGQQRRMPANRAALYNGILRDRGVQRLAYSC, from the exons ATGTCTTCTTCACTTTGCTCACAAGGAGTGGTCCTTGCCACAGCCATGGCTGTTTCTGGCACTGTAATTGTACTTGCCTTTCGCCTCCAAAAATCTCACCTTCCTTCTGGTCAATTCCCTGGTGATCGTCACCAAATTCCACAGTCTTCACAACAAGCTCTAAGGTCCTGTATCTCATCAG aggggaagaagaagaagggaaagaagaaaagggtgCACTTTGCTGAGGATGTGGTGGATCCAAGAGGGGACGGGGAGGAGTTTAGGAGGCAACATGAAGCCGTTTTTCTTAGTCAAaattcttgttcttcttcttcttcatcaacatcAACAGAATTCAAGAAAAATGGTCAGCAAAGAAGAATGCCTGCAAACAGAGCTGCTCTCTACAATGGGATTCTTAGGGATCGTGGGGTCCAAAGATTAGCTTACTCTTGTTGA